A genomic segment from Perca flavescens isolate YP-PL-M2 chromosome 13, PFLA_1.0, whole genome shotgun sequence encodes:
- the LOC114566840 gene encoding vasodilator-stimulated phosphoprotein isoform X1, which translates to MGESSICQVRATVMLYDDNNKRWVPAGSDSPSFSRVQIYHNPVANTFRIVGRKLQADQQVVINCPIIKGIKYNQATPSFHQWRDPKQVWGLNFGNKEDAALFANSMMHALEVLSTPAGAGPQNGPSACELEPEKRLERQRQEQQEKGHLERERHSSAAAAAPAVPPAQPAAPRTPPAPPPPSSGPCPPAPPPPSSGPCPPAPPPLPPGGMVPPAPPPPPAGGSGGGRGEGGGGNDLAAALAGAKLRKTVKDEGGAAAPSPKSASSSCGGGGGCLMGEMSAMLARRRKAADNPAAKNLEPHNEDSDSSISKSSGPGEINGKPKEISATISRPKSLTNNQKDSSPFTSTSSSNSAATPVSRLKVVKKNSDGAGSDSDMERIKQEIIEEVKKELQKVKEEIITVLIQELKSAQLKGEDSERQRMDEENNE; encoded by the exons TGAGTCTAGTATCTGCCAAGTGAGGGCAACAGTCATGCTGTATGATGACAACAACAAGCGGTGGGTGCCAGCTGGATCTGACAGTCCCTCCTTTAGCCGCGTCCAGATCTATCACAACCCTGTGGCCAACACCTTCAGAATAGTGGGCCGCAAACTGCAGGCCGACCAGCAG GTGGTGATCAACTGTCCCATTATCAAAGGGATAAAGTATAATCAAGCCACACCAAGTTTCCACCAGTGGCGGGATCCCAAACAGGTGTGGGGGCTGAACTTTGGCAATAAGGAGGATGCTGCCCTTTTTGCCAACTCAATGATGCATGCATTAGAGGTTCTCAGTACACCAGCAGGCGCAG GCCCTCAGAATGGACCCTCTGCATGTGAGCTGGAGCCCGAGAAAAG ACTAGAGCGACAGAGGCAGGAACAGCAGGAGAAGGGGcatctggagagagagaggcatagCTCCGCTGCTGCAGCTGCCCCTGCTGTTCCTCCTGCCCAGCCGGCCGCTCCACGCACCCCACCGGCACCCCCACCACCTTCCTCAGGACCGTGTCCACCTGCGCCCCCACCACCTTCTTCGGGACCGTGCCCACCTGCTCCTCCACCACTTCCTCCCGGGGGCATGGTCCCACCTGCACCACCCCCGCCCCCTGCTGGAGGAAGTGGAGGTGGCAGAGGTGAAGGTGGAGGTGGAAATGATCTGGCTGCAGCTCTGGCAGGAGCCAAACTGCGTAAAACAGTCAAG GATGAGggaggagcagcagctccaTCCCCCAAATCAGCATCTTCATCttgtggaggtggaggagggtgTCTAATGGGAGAAATGAGTGCTATGCTTGCTAGGAG gagGAAAGCTGCTGATAATCCTGCTGCAAAAAATTTAGAACCTCACAAT GAGGATTCTGACTCCTCAATATCAAAATCCTCAGGACCAGGAG AAATCAATGGAAAACCCAAAGAAATATCAGCCACTATTTCAAG GCCCAAATCCTTAACCAACAATCAAAAGGATTCCAGCCCCTTCacttccacctcctcctctaaCTCTGCCGCTACCCCAGTGTCCAG ACTGAAGGTGGTGAAAAAGAACTCTGATGGTGCAGGAAGTGATAGTGATATGGAAAGAATCAAACAG GAAATTATTGAAGAAGTGAAAAAAGAACTTCAAAAAGTGAAGGAGGAGATTATCACAG TACTGATCCAGGAGCTAAAAAGTGCACAGCTAAAGGGTGAAGACTCTGAAAGACAAAGAATGGATGAAGagaataatgaatga
- the LOC114566840 gene encoding vasodilator-stimulated phosphoprotein isoform X2, which produces MGESSICQVRATVMLYDDNNKRWVPAGSDSPSFSRVQIYHNPVANTFRIVGRKLQADQQVVINCPIIKGIKYNQATPSFHQWRDPKQVWGLNFGNKEDAALFANSMMHALEVLSTPAGAGPQNGPSACELEPEKRLERQRQEQQEKGHLERERHSSAAAAAPAVPPAQPAAPRTPPAPPPPSSGPCPPAPPPPSSGPCPPAPPPLPPGGMVPPAPPPPPAGGSGGGRGEGGGGNDLAAALAGAKLRKTVKDEGGAAAPSPKSASSSCGGGGGCLMGEMSAMLARRRKAADNPAAKNLEPHNEDSDSSISKSSGPGEINGKPKEISATISRLKVVKKNSDGAGSDSDMERIKQEIIEEVKKELQKVKEEIITVLIQELKSAQLKGEDSERQRMDEENNE; this is translated from the exons TGAGTCTAGTATCTGCCAAGTGAGGGCAACAGTCATGCTGTATGATGACAACAACAAGCGGTGGGTGCCAGCTGGATCTGACAGTCCCTCCTTTAGCCGCGTCCAGATCTATCACAACCCTGTGGCCAACACCTTCAGAATAGTGGGCCGCAAACTGCAGGCCGACCAGCAG GTGGTGATCAACTGTCCCATTATCAAAGGGATAAAGTATAATCAAGCCACACCAAGTTTCCACCAGTGGCGGGATCCCAAACAGGTGTGGGGGCTGAACTTTGGCAATAAGGAGGATGCTGCCCTTTTTGCCAACTCAATGATGCATGCATTAGAGGTTCTCAGTACACCAGCAGGCGCAG GCCCTCAGAATGGACCCTCTGCATGTGAGCTGGAGCCCGAGAAAAG ACTAGAGCGACAGAGGCAGGAACAGCAGGAGAAGGGGcatctggagagagagaggcatagCTCCGCTGCTGCAGCTGCCCCTGCTGTTCCTCCTGCCCAGCCGGCCGCTCCACGCACCCCACCGGCACCCCCACCACCTTCCTCAGGACCGTGTCCACCTGCGCCCCCACCACCTTCTTCGGGACCGTGCCCACCTGCTCCTCCACCACTTCCTCCCGGGGGCATGGTCCCACCTGCACCACCCCCGCCCCCTGCTGGAGGAAGTGGAGGTGGCAGAGGTGAAGGTGGAGGTGGAAATGATCTGGCTGCAGCTCTGGCAGGAGCCAAACTGCGTAAAACAGTCAAG GATGAGggaggagcagcagctccaTCCCCCAAATCAGCATCTTCATCttgtggaggtggaggagggtgTCTAATGGGAGAAATGAGTGCTATGCTTGCTAGGAG gagGAAAGCTGCTGATAATCCTGCTGCAAAAAATTTAGAACCTCACAAT GAGGATTCTGACTCCTCAATATCAAAATCCTCAGGACCAGGAG AAATCAATGGAAAACCCAAAGAAATATCAGCCACTATTTCAAG ACTGAAGGTGGTGAAAAAGAACTCTGATGGTGCAGGAAGTGATAGTGATATGGAAAGAATCAAACAG GAAATTATTGAAGAAGTGAAAAAAGAACTTCAAAAAGTGAAGGAGGAGATTATCACAG TACTGATCCAGGAGCTAAAAAGTGCACAGCTAAAGGGTGAAGACTCTGAAAGACAAAGAATGGATGAAGagaataatgaatga